A genome region from Populus alba chromosome 5, ASM523922v2, whole genome shotgun sequence includes the following:
- the LOC118039370 gene encoding somatic embryogenesis receptor kinase 2 isoform X2, producing MERQTGVSVITLWMILVVFILPFSRISANMEGDALRNLRVNLQDPNNVLQSWDPTLVNPCTWFHVTCNNDNSVIRVDLGNAALSGQLVPQVGQLKNLQYLELYGNNISGPIPSDLGNLTNLDSRLNNNSLSGSIPLSLTNITALQVLDLSNNRLSGPVPDNGSFSLFTPISFVNNLDLCGPVTGKPCPGSPPFAPPPPFIPPSTDSYPGENNPTGAIAGGVAAGAALLFAAPAFWFAYWRRRRPIELFFDVPAEEDPEVHLGQLKRYSLRELLVATDSFSNKNILGRGGFGKVYKGRLADGTLVAVKRLKEERTPGGELQFQTEVEMISMAVHRNLLRLRGFCMTPTERLLVYPYMANGSVASCLRERPTSEAPLDWATRKRIALGSARGLSYLHDHCDPKIIHRDVKAANILLDEEFEAVVGDFGLAKLMDYKDTHVTTAVRGTIGHIAPEYLSTGKSSEKTDVFGYGIMLLELITGQRAFDLARLANDDDVMLLDWVKALLKERKLEMLVDPDLQNNYVDSEVEQLIQVALLCTQSSPMDRPKMSEVVRMLEGDGLAERWEEWQKVEVVRQDLDLAPCQNSEWLLDSTENLHAVELSGPR from the exons atGGAGAGACAAACTGGGGTTTCTGTGATTACTCTGTGGATGATCCTGGTGGTATTCATACTCCCTTTTTCAAGGATCTCTGCCAATATGGAAG GTGATGCATTGCGTAATCTACGGGTAAATTTACAAGATCCGAACAATGTCCTGCAGAGCTGGGATCCTACCCTTGTTAACCCCTGTACATGGTTTCATGTTACATGCAACAATGACAATAGTGTTATTAGAGT TGACCTTGGCAATGCAGCCTTATCTGGTCAATTGGTTCCACAGGTTGGCCAGCTTAAGAATTTACAGTACCT AGAACTCTATGGTAACAACATAAGTGGACCAATTCCTAGTGATCTTGGGAATCTGACAAACTTG GATAGCCGACTCAACAACAATAGCTTGTCAGGTTCCATACCTTTGTCCTTGACAAACATCACTGCCCTTCAAGTCTT AGACTTGTCAAATAATCGTCTCTCGGGACCTGTACCAGACAATGGCTCGTTTTCACTATTTACTCCCATCAG CTTTGTGAATAACTTGGACCTCTGTGGCCCAGTTACGGGGAAGCCTTGCCCTGGATCTCCACCATTTGCACCACCACCTCCATTTATTCCACCATCAACTGATTCTTATCCTG GAGAAAATAACCCCACTGGAGCAATTGCTGGTGGAGTGGCTGCTGGTGCTGCTTTGCTGTTTGCTGCCCCAGCCTTTTGGTTTGCATATTGGAGGCGAAGGAGACCGATAGAGCTTTTTTTTGATGTACCTG CTGAAGAAGATCCAGAAGTCCATTTGGGACAGCTCAAAAGGTATTCTTTGCGAGAACTATTGGTTGCAACAGATAGTTTTAGCAACAAGAACATTCTTGGCCGAGGTGGATTTGGTAAGGTGTACAAGGGACGCCTGGCTGATGGCACATTGGTGGCAGTAAAAAGATTGAAAGAGGAGCGGACACCTGGAGGGGAATTGCAGTTCCAAACAGAGGTAGAAATGATCAGCATGGCTGTGCATCGGAACCTCCTGCGGTTGCGTGGGTTTTGCATGACACCAACAGAACGGCTGCTTGTTTATCCATACATGGCTAATGGAAGTGTTGCATCCTGTCTAAGAG AACGCCCCACATCAGAAGCCCCTCTTGATTGGGCAACTAGGAAGAGAATTGCATTGGGGTCTGCAAGGGGTCTTTCTTATTTGCATGATCATTGTGACCCAAAGATCATTCATCGTGATGTGAAAGCTGCAAATATATTATTGGATGAGGAGTTTGAGGCAGTTGTTGGTGACTTTGGGCTGGCTAAACTTATGGACTACAAAGATACCCATGTCACAACTGCTGTGCGTGGAACCATTGGACATATAGCCCCTGAATATCTTTCCACGGGAAAATCATCTGAGAAGACTGATGTTTTTGGTTATGGGATCATGCTCTTAGAGCTTATCACTGGACAGCGCGCATTTGATCTTGCCAGGCTTGccaatgatgatgatgttatgCTACTTGATTGG GTTAAAGCACTCCTAAAAGAGAGGAAATTGGAAATGCTGGTTGATCCAGACCTGCAGAACAATTATGTCGACTCTGAGGTAGAACAATTAATCCAAGTAGCATTGCTCTGCACCCAAAGCTCCCCAATGGACCGGCCTAAGATGTCCGAGGTGGTGAGAATGCTTGAAGGTGATGGATTGGCAGAGAGATGGGAGGAGTGGCAGAAGGTAGAGGTGGTCCGCCAGGATCTTGATTTGGCTCCATGTCAAAATTCTGAGTGGCTCCTTGACTCCACTGAGAACCTTCATGCTGTAGAATTGTCCGGTCCGAGATGA
- the LOC118039370 gene encoding somatic embryogenesis receptor kinase 2 isoform X1 — MERQTGVSVITLWMILVVFILPFSRISANMEGDALRNLRVNLQDPNNVLQSWDPTLVNPCTWFHVTCNNDNSVIRVDLGNAALSGQLVPQVGQLKNLQYLELYGNNISGPIPSDLGNLTNLVSLDLYLNSFSGPIPDTLGKLTKLRFLRLNNNSLSGSIPLSLTNITALQVLDLSNNRLSGPVPDNGSFSLFTPISFVNNLDLCGPVTGKPCPGSPPFAPPPPFIPPSTDSYPGENNPTGAIAGGVAAGAALLFAAPAFWFAYWRRRRPIELFFDVPAEEDPEVHLGQLKRYSLRELLVATDSFSNKNILGRGGFGKVYKGRLADGTLVAVKRLKEERTPGGELQFQTEVEMISMAVHRNLLRLRGFCMTPTERLLVYPYMANGSVASCLRERPTSEAPLDWATRKRIALGSARGLSYLHDHCDPKIIHRDVKAANILLDEEFEAVVGDFGLAKLMDYKDTHVTTAVRGTIGHIAPEYLSTGKSSEKTDVFGYGIMLLELITGQRAFDLARLANDDDVMLLDWVKALLKERKLEMLVDPDLQNNYVDSEVEQLIQVALLCTQSSPMDRPKMSEVVRMLEGDGLAERWEEWQKVEVVRQDLDLAPCQNSEWLLDSTENLHAVELSGPR, encoded by the exons atGGAGAGACAAACTGGGGTTTCTGTGATTACTCTGTGGATGATCCTGGTGGTATTCATACTCCCTTTTTCAAGGATCTCTGCCAATATGGAAG GTGATGCATTGCGTAATCTACGGGTAAATTTACAAGATCCGAACAATGTCCTGCAGAGCTGGGATCCTACCCTTGTTAACCCCTGTACATGGTTTCATGTTACATGCAACAATGACAATAGTGTTATTAGAGT TGACCTTGGCAATGCAGCCTTATCTGGTCAATTGGTTCCACAGGTTGGCCAGCTTAAGAATTTACAGTACCT AGAACTCTATGGTAACAACATAAGTGGACCAATTCCTAGTGATCTTGGGAATCTGACAAACTTGGTGAGCTTGGATCTTTACCTGAACAGTTTCAGTGGTCCTATTCCAGACACACTGGGCAAACTGACGAAACTTCGCTTTCT CCGACTCAACAACAATAGCTTGTCAGGTTCCATACCTTTGTCCTTGACAAACATCACTGCCCTTCAAGTCTT AGACTTGTCAAATAATCGTCTCTCGGGACCTGTACCAGACAATGGCTCGTTTTCACTATTTACTCCCATCAG CTTTGTGAATAACTTGGACCTCTGTGGCCCAGTTACGGGGAAGCCTTGCCCTGGATCTCCACCATTTGCACCACCACCTCCATTTATTCCACCATCAACTGATTCTTATCCTG GAGAAAATAACCCCACTGGAGCAATTGCTGGTGGAGTGGCTGCTGGTGCTGCTTTGCTGTTTGCTGCCCCAGCCTTTTGGTTTGCATATTGGAGGCGAAGGAGACCGATAGAGCTTTTTTTTGATGTACCTG CTGAAGAAGATCCAGAAGTCCATTTGGGACAGCTCAAAAGGTATTCTTTGCGAGAACTATTGGTTGCAACAGATAGTTTTAGCAACAAGAACATTCTTGGCCGAGGTGGATTTGGTAAGGTGTACAAGGGACGCCTGGCTGATGGCACATTGGTGGCAGTAAAAAGATTGAAAGAGGAGCGGACACCTGGAGGGGAATTGCAGTTCCAAACAGAGGTAGAAATGATCAGCATGGCTGTGCATCGGAACCTCCTGCGGTTGCGTGGGTTTTGCATGACACCAACAGAACGGCTGCTTGTTTATCCATACATGGCTAATGGAAGTGTTGCATCCTGTCTAAGAG AACGCCCCACATCAGAAGCCCCTCTTGATTGGGCAACTAGGAAGAGAATTGCATTGGGGTCTGCAAGGGGTCTTTCTTATTTGCATGATCATTGTGACCCAAAGATCATTCATCGTGATGTGAAAGCTGCAAATATATTATTGGATGAGGAGTTTGAGGCAGTTGTTGGTGACTTTGGGCTGGCTAAACTTATGGACTACAAAGATACCCATGTCACAACTGCTGTGCGTGGAACCATTGGACATATAGCCCCTGAATATCTTTCCACGGGAAAATCATCTGAGAAGACTGATGTTTTTGGTTATGGGATCATGCTCTTAGAGCTTATCACTGGACAGCGCGCATTTGATCTTGCCAGGCTTGccaatgatgatgatgttatgCTACTTGATTGG GTTAAAGCACTCCTAAAAGAGAGGAAATTGGAAATGCTGGTTGATCCAGACCTGCAGAACAATTATGTCGACTCTGAGGTAGAACAATTAATCCAAGTAGCATTGCTCTGCACCCAAAGCTCCCCAATGGACCGGCCTAAGATGTCCGAGGTGGTGAGAATGCTTGAAGGTGATGGATTGGCAGAGAGATGGGAGGAGTGGCAGAAGGTAGAGGTGGTCCGCCAGGATCTTGATTTGGCTCCATGTCAAAATTCTGAGTGGCTCCTTGACTCCACTGAGAACCTTCATGCTGTAGAATTGTCCGGTCCGAGATGA